From the genome of Vigna angularis cultivar LongXiaoDou No.4 chromosome 11, ASM1680809v1, whole genome shotgun sequence, one region includes:
- the LOC108333595 gene encoding protein ACCELERATED CELL DEATH 6, protein MMKFLRCGGKTGMNNDDVENSYKVEEQPSRNVIESSEERRSDEAKAHGWWLLPKKTYDLIKENKPESDWSEIDDDTVKQERPRRNTVLHIAALYGNDKCVEKIVEIGPELLKARNSNEDTPLHVAARAGKISTLEILLVALLRDLDPNSEEAKATILVANFQGNTFFHEALLNGHKNVINILDSSPGFKQLAEDTAFTRRNRSGKSVLHLAIEKGYRDIVDDLLTRVIPRYQATTEHERYFPCRMRNKGELMSATLDMQMAKENLWTILQSQRDPSPPIEAILKDILEKIVNKKKEWIHGKDHKKRNAVHHAASIGYLDGVQFLLESCDTCHMERDKDGFFPLHLASAYGHTEVVKKLLELCPNPREIVDEKGRNIIHIAAIKGQFNVIRYILQDAKDEVKDMINDKDYDGNTPLHWAASYCHPKVVQALTWDTRIDLHCLNNNHQTALDAFKKFKQEDNPTFPQRLTWCQLKSAGVQNAKRWLQNIEIPSPYKPKPKSTEFYKDRINTLMVVSTLITTVAFAAGFTLPGGTNSSTPRQGMAIMLHHVWFKSFIFCITVSMYGGISVIIILIWAQLGDITLAIFALEVAAPVLGVTLATLSVAFLAGVHLAISNLSWLATTIMILSVIFILLLLLLYILLCLPSASSNRIMRWISYFPFKILTWLFEKSSTEGIVTLHDIDTDIKELEEHEYGGKQTEETEELEYGGKQTEETEETEEVDEGENEKDDNDC, encoded by the exons ATGATGAAATTTCTAAGGTGTGGAGGGAAGACAGGTATGAATAATGATGACGTGGAAAATAGCTACAAAGTAGAAGAACAACCTTCAAGGAATGTGATAGAAAGCTCAGAAGAACGACGCAGTGATGAAGCTAAAGCACATGGTTGGTGGTTGTTGCCAAAGAAAACATACGATTTGATAAAAGAGAACAAGCCTGAATCCGATTGGAGCGAAATAGACGACGACACTGTAAAGCAAGAGAGGCCCAGAAGAAACACGGTGCTGCATATAGCAGCTCTCTACGGAAATGATAAGTGTGTGGAGAAAATAGTTGAAATTGGTCCAGAGCTTTTGAAAGCAAGAAATAGTAATGAGGATACACCACTGCATGTTGCTGCAAGAGCTGGCAAGATCTCTACTCTTGAGATTTTGTTGGTTGCACTTCTCCGTGATTTAGATCCAAATTCGGAAGAAGCCAAAGCGACAATCCTTGTAGCCAACTTCCAAGGAAATACTTTCTTTCATGAGGCTTTATTGAATGGTCACAAAAATGTTATTAACATTCTAGATTCTTCACCAGGCTTCAAGCAATTGGCTGAGGATACTGCGTTTACTCGTAGAAACCGTAGTGGCAAATCAGTTTTGCACTTAGCAATCGAGAAAGGCTACCGAGACATTGTTGATGATTTATTGACCAGAGTAATTCCTCGTTACCAAG CCACCACTGAACATGAAAGATACTTCCCTTGCCGCATGCGTAACAAAGGAG AACTTATGTCAGCGACTCTGGATATGCAAATGGCAAAAGAAAACTTGTGGACGATCTTACAAAGTCAACGAGACCCGTCACCACCCATTGAGGCAATCTTAAAAG ATATTCTAGAAAAAATagtaaacaaaaagaaagaatggATTCATGGTAAGGATCACAAAAAAAGAAATGCTGTTCACCATGCGGCTTCTATAGGTTACCTAGATGGTGTTCAATTCTTACTTGAAAGTTGTGATACATGTCATATGGAAAGAGACAAAGATGGtttttttcctcttcatttGGCCTCTGCATATGGGCATACTGAAGTGGTAAAGAAATTGCTAGAACTTTGTCCAAATCCCAGAGAAATAGTTGATGAGAAAGGTCGAAATATCATTCACATTGCAGCTATAAAGGGTCAATTTAATGTGATAAGGTACATCTTGCAAGATGCAAAAGATGAAGTTAAAGATATGATAAATGACAAGGATTATGATGGAAACACTCCCTTGCATTGGGCTGCCTCATATTGTCATCCAAAAGTTGTGCAAGCCTTGACATGGGACACAAGGATTGATCTCCATTGCCTTAACAACAACCACCAAACAGCTCTCGATgcttttaagaaatttaaacaaGAAGATAATCCGACCTTCCCACAG CGGTTAACATGGTGTCAACTAAAATCTGCTGGCGTACAAAATGCTAAAAGATGGTTACAGAATATCGAGATCCCTTCCCCCTACAAGCCAAAACCCAAAAGCACAGAATTTTATAAAGACAGAATCAACACTCTTATGGTGGTTTCAACCCTTATTACTACAGTAGCATTTGCCGCAGGTTTTACTTTGCCTGGTGGAACTAATAGTTCTACTCCAAGACAAGGCATGGCTATTATGTTACATCACGTGTGGtttaaatcatttattttctGCATCACAGTATCCATGTACGGTGGTATTAGTGTCATTATTATACTCATTTGGGCTCAATTAGGAGATATAACTTTGGCTATTTTTGCACTTGAGGTGGCAGCACCCGTTTTAGGAGTCACTCTTGCAACCTTATCAGTGGCATTCTTGGCTGGTGTCCACCTTGCTATAAGCAATCTCAGTTGGTTGGCCACTACTATTATGATTTTGAGTGTGATCTTCATTCTTTTACTTTTGTTGCTGTACATTCTTCTCTGTTTGCCCTCAGCATCAAGCAACCGAATAATGCGATGGATTTCTTATTTCCCTTTCAAGATTCTCACATGGTTATTTGAGAAAAGTTCAACTGAAG GCATAGTTACATTACATGATATTGATACTGATATTAAAGAACTGGAGGAACATGAATATGGAGGAAAGCAAACAGAAGAAACAGAAGAACTTGAATATGGAGGAAAGCAAACAGAAGAAACTGAAGAAAcagaagaagttgatgaaggGGAGAATGAGAAGGATGATAATGATTGTTAA